Proteins encoded by one window of Rutidosis leptorrhynchoides isolate AG116_Rl617_1_P2 chromosome 7, CSIRO_AGI_Rlap_v1, whole genome shotgun sequence:
- the LOC139859434 gene encoding uncharacterized protein yields MLVDKDDFWSWKLCGSVYFNSKESTSSKKVGVFVWRVRWERLPGLSELDKRGIDLHSVLCPLCDDAVETVDHALFSCKKVREIWDKVFKWWGFVYNQQSLHNILNGSSRVQCSENDVKIWQAMIWVSVYLIWKNRDNKVFKKSSWSPPIALCDIQVKSFEWIRKRCNKVNIEWLDWLHNPHVLVL; encoded by the exons ATGTTAGTCGATAAAGATGATTTTTGGTCTTGGAAGCTTTGCGGTTCCG TGTATTTCAACTCAAAAGAATCTACTAGTTCCAAAAAAGTGGGGGTCTTCGTATGGAGGGTGAGGTGGGAAAGATTGCCCGGTTTGTCCGAACTTGACAAGCGGGGTATTGATCTTCATTCCGTTCTTTGCCCTTTATGCGATGACGCGGTTGAAACGGTGGATCATGCTTTATTTTCATGTAAGAAGGTTCGTGAAATTTGGGATAAAGTCTTCAAATGGTGGGGTTTTGTCTACAACCAACAAAGTCTACACAATATTCTAAATGGGTCTTCTCGTGTACAATGTTCGGAAAATGATGTGAAGATATGGCAAGCGATGATTTGGGTTAGTGTGTATCTAATTTGGAAAAATAGAGATAATAAGGTCTTCAAAAAGTCGAGTTGGTCTCCTCCGATTGCCTTATGCGATATTCAAGTGAAGAGCTTCGAATGGATAAGGAAGAGATGCAACAAAGTTAACATCGAGTGGCTAGATTGGTTGCACAACCCTCATGTTCTAGTTTTGTAA